GATTTAAAAGCTCATTATAACTTACTAATTTAGATTTATCCCATCTATTTCCGTCAAAAGGCATAAACTCTATAAAACGGACTGAAATTGCTCTATCTTTCGTAAATTCTACGAAATCGATAATTTCATTATCATTAAAACCTTTTAACAACACAACATTCAGTTTTACATTAAAACCTTCATCTAATAATAACTGTGTATTTTCAAAAGCTTTTTTAAATTGATCTCGTTTTGTTATTGTATTGAATTTTTCAGGATGTAAAGTATCTAAACTTACATTGATTGTTTTTAACGATGACTTTTTTAATACCTCAATATTTCTATCCACTAGAATTGCATTTGTGGTCATTGAAAGTTCAATAGGCAATTTAGAGAGTCCAGAAATAATCTCTTCAAAATCTTTTCTCAGCAAAGGTTCTCCACCTGTCAATCTAATTTTAGTAACTCCATGTTGCACAAACAATGCTGCAATATCAATTACTTCAGCAGCCGTCATAATTTGATTTCTAGGAGACAATACTACTCCACTTTCGGGCATGCAATAGGTACAACGTAAATTACACTTTTCAGTAAGTGAAATTCGTAAATAATTATGATGCCTACCAAAAGTATCTGTTAGTATATTTTGTCTCTTACTCATTAATGACGTTCTCCTGTTAATACTTTATAACTATGAAATAAATGTGGAAAAACCGCATCTAAACTTTCTACAACTCCTTTACTAGAACCTGGAAGCGCTAATACCAAACAATTATTATCAATTGTTCCTACAACACTTCTAGATAACATAGCATAAGGCATACGTTCTTGTCCATATCTCCGAATAGTTTCCTCTGCTCCTACGATTCTTTTATCTAATAAAGGCAAAATAGCTTCAGGTGTTGTATCTCTAGCTGATAAACCTGTTCCGCCTGTTAACACAATTAAACTAAACTCTTCTTTTAAAGCTAGAACTCTTTGTTGAATTGTATCAAAATCATCAGGAACCACTTCTACTTCTTTTGTAGTTACTTGATAACCTTCCAATTTTTCTTTGATTAACTTTCCTGATTTATCTTCACCTTTTCCTTCAAAAATTGTATCAGAACATACAATAACTGCTGCTTTTACTTCTGAAACATCTTTTACAGGGTAAGATGTTTTTCCTCCTTTTTTCTGAAGTAGTTTTATTGCATGTATTTCAACTCCTTTATCAATAGGCTTTAACATATCATACATATTCAAAGCAACTACACTAGCTCCGTGCATTGCTTCAACCTCTACTCCTGTTTTATAAATCGTTTTTACTGTAACTTTTACAACAACATTTAATCCTTCTATTTCATAAGTAACACCTGTAAACTCAATTGGCATTGGATGACAATCTGGCAATAATTCAGGTGTTTTTTTTACACCAAGCAAACCTGCTGCTTTACTCATTGCAAAAACATTTCCTTTAGGAACAGTATCATTTTGAATAGCATTTATTGTAGCTTGTGAACTTACTTTTACAATTGCTTGTGCTGTTGCTATTCTTAATGTATTTGATTTATGTGTAATATCTACCATTTATCAGTTATCAGTTATCAGTTATCAGTTATCAGTTATCAGTTATCAGTTATCAGTTATCAGTTATCTAAAACTATTTTTTCTAACAGCTACATAAATAAAAATTAAAAACTTTTATCGCTATTTTTCAACTTCAACCTTCAATATTAAACATTTGTTTTCCATTGATACGATTCGTCTTCAAAAAGCTCTTTGCCAAATATTGGAACTTCAGATTTTATTCTATTTACAATATACTCTGTTGCTTCATAAACATGAGGTCTATGTGGCGCCGAAACAAAAACAAAGAAACACACTTCTCCTACATTTACTTTTCCTAAACTGTGATACGTATGCATACACGTTAAATCAAACTTTTCAAAGGCTTCTTCTCTAATTTCATGTAGTTTTTGCTCTGCCATTTCTTGATAACAACTAAACTCTATCGCACTAACTACTTTATCTTCTACTTCATCTTTTCGAATCTGACCTAAAAAAATATTATGTGCTCCAATTTGTGTTTTTACTTGATGTTTCGCAATTGCATTTGCAATAAAATCTGGAGTGATTTGACCTTCTATGAAAACTAATTTTTTCTTCATTTTACTCTTGTTCTTCCCTTACTCTAAAGATACTCTATTTCTTTCGTACTGTTTTAATTGATTTGTTTTAAAATCTATTCCCACAAGTGCTGTCCAAACCGCATCGGTATCTGGAATAAATTGACTTGTCATAAATAACCCTTGACCATTTAAAGTCAATGGCGTTGGAATTATTTCTGTTATCAAGTTTTTGTTGATTATAGAATCAGTTGGCACTTTATTTTTAAATAAATAGAAGCCATGTTTTGCAACTTCTTTACCATATGATCCAAAAGATAGAAACGAAATTGTATCCTTATCTTTTATCATTTTACAATGTGCATATACATCTGTCGGTTCAAATTTATTTTCCTTTAAAGTTTCTTTTAAATAGATACTGTCTTTTGAAAACTTATAATTATTCTTTGCTATAAAATCGTTAATCGTTACACATACATACTGTTTATTTTCATTAAGCTTTTCACTCGAGTTATATGTAGCAATCACCTGACTTTCGAGTTGACCTGAAAAGTATTCGTAATTTTTTAAATGTAGTGTATCTATGACTTCTTGATTGTCATCAAACACCAAAATAGTATTCAAATTACTAATCTCTAAATATTTGTTCGCTACAGCATCTTCGATCTTAAATCTTGTATACTCAATGCTTTTCAAGATAACATCACTAGTATATTTTTCGAAATTGTTATGAAAATCTTCTTGAAGTATTGTTGATGTAGTTGTTTTAAAACTTACAGGTATATAATAATCTTTTCCTTGATCTATCTTTTCTAAAAGTCCTACATAAATAGATTTATCGTCAGTAACCACTAATTTATTCTCTTCTACAATTTCGACCTTTGAGTTTTTGGTTTCATCCTTAGAATCAACGATTGTATCTTTTACAGTAGAAACCTCTTCTACTTCTTCAGTAAATGTTTTTTCTTTTGCTTTTTTGGACTGACAAGCAATTGTAAGAAATAATAAGACAATTAGAGTATACCGCATTTCTATTCCATTTTAACCTCCTGCAAAAGCAGATAATATTGCTACTTCGTCAGCTTCTTTTAAAAGGATTTCTTCTGATTTAGAAACTAAATTATGATTTACTGCTATTTGCATATCATCTAAATCGAGATGATACTTTTCTTGTAAAAACGCGACTAAACCTGGAATTGAATTTTCCTCTAGATTAATTTCTTCAGATGATTTTTTTGCTACATCTGCTATTTTTCCGAAATAAATAACTTTCATTCTTACACTAAAAATAATTTTACAGCTGCTATTGTTAATACTCCTGCTAATACATATTTCAACATATTCATAGAATACTTTTTACTTCCATAGATAGCACCTAAACTTCCGCCAATTAATGCAACTGGAATAAAGTATAAAACCTCTAACGGAACTATTCCTTCATTTATGGTAAAACCTATTAATCCTGAAATTGAATTCACAAAAATAAATAAGGCCGAAACCGCAGCTGCTTGTTTCATATTTCCCCACGCTAAAAGCACTATAACCGGACTTAAAATTATACCTCCTCCAATACCAATCATACCTGAAAAAAGTCCGATACAAGCCCCTATTAATAGTGAAATTACTAAATTATTCTCTTTTAATTCTTCCTTTTCATCTCCAAATACATTTAACATCTTAAGAATTGCGAAAATCAAAAAAAAACCTAGTATTTTTTTATAAAAACCAGCATTCACTGAGATATAACCTCCAATAAAAGCTGCTGGAATAGAACTAATCGCAAACGGATAAAACAACTTCCACTTAAAATGTTGATGCTTCCTGAAAAACCAAAACGATACTCCAGAAACAAAAATATTGAGTACTAAAGCTATCGGTTTCATAAACAAAACAGGAAAAGTAAATAAAGCCATTAATGCTAAATACCCACTTGCTCCTCCATGTCCGACACTTGCATATAAAAAAGCAACTACAACGAGAATTAATAAAAATGGAACTAATACTTCTAGTTGTAATACTCCCATCGATTAACTAAGTTTTATATATGTAATTTCTTCTCCTTTTTTTATTTCTTGTACATCTTCTGGAACGATCAATAAACCATTTGCGACAGCAAAAGACTTTAACATTGAAGAAGCTTGACCCGTTAATTGTGTTGCTTGTCCGTTTTCTATTATTCCTTTTAAGAATAAGGTTTTACCAAAAGCGTTTTTAATATCATTTGTTGCTTTAGCTGTACTTCTTGGTAAATGATAATCTTTATAACCTAACTGTGCTTTTATAACTGGTAATACATAAGAATAAAAACAACTTAAACTTGACGCAGGATTTCCTGGTAAAGCAAAAACTAATTTCTCTTCTTTTTCTCCGAACCACAAAGGCTTACCCGGTTTTTGATTTACTTTATAAAAAACTTCCGACACATTATTCTCTTCCAACCCGCGTTTTACAAAATCATAATCTCCAACAGAAATTCCGCCTGAAACTAAAATAACATCAGCAAAATCTAACTGATTTTTAATCGCTGTTTTTGTTGCTTCAAATGTATCTTCAACTTTTACAATTTCAACCTCATCGATTCCTAATCTATGCAAAGCTAATTGTAAAGTAATCGAATTACTGTCGTAAACTTGACCTTCCTCTAAGACTTCACCGACAGCTTTTAACTCGTTTCCTGTAATTAAAATACTAACTTTAGGCTTCTGATAAACTTTTACTGTACTTAATCCTAAACCAGCAATAAATCCAATTGCCGCTTCGTTTAAAACTGTTCCTTCTTCTAAAGCTATTGCTCCTGTTTTTATTTGTTCTCCTAATGGTCTTACATTAGAAGATTTTTTAGGTAATTCATTAATTGTTAGCTGATCACCTTCAACACTTGTGTGCTCTTGCATTACAACAGTATCAGCTTGATCAGGAACTCTAGCTCCTGTAAAAATTCGTACAGCTTCACCTTCTTGTAGTACTACATTTTTTGAATCTCCCGCCTGAACTTCGCCAACTACAGTAAAACTTGATATTTCATTATGGATAAATGCATATCCATCCATTGAAGATTGCTTAAATGGAGGCATATTAATTGGAGAAACTATGGCTTCTGCTAAAACTAAACCTAACACTTCTTGTATTGGTTTTTCTATAATTTTATTGGGCTGACAGTAATTTTCTATATGTTGAATTGCTTCAGAAACTGAAATCATGGGTTGATTAATTTTTGGTAATCTTCAGGTGTATCAATATCGAGTAATTTTCCTGAAGAAGCTACAGTTTTTATAAAATTTAACTCAGAATTTAACAATTGTTTTGCGCCTTTATCACCAGTTAAATTTAAGAGTTTAGGATAGAATGTTTTAGGAAAAATTGCTGGCACACCATTGAAACCATCGTATCTAGAAGCAACAATACATTCTTTATTTTTCTTATACAAAGTAACCATTTCGTTGATGTAGGTGACATCAATTTTAGGTTGGTCTCCTAAAGTAATTAAAATAGCGTCGTAATTTGAAAGTTTTGTTACTCCTGAACAAATACTTGAACTTAATCCTGAAGCAAAACCTTCGTTAATTATATAATTTACAGTGTAGTTTTGTAAGTTTTCTTTTATTTTTTGAGCATTTGCGCCTAAAACAACATAAATATCTTCTGAATTAAAAACCTTAATACTACTTTCTAAAACTGTTCCTAGTATTGAGCTATTTTTATATGGAAGTAACTGTTTTACTCTTCCCATACGAGAAGCTTTTCCTGCTGCTAAAACTAGCATTGCTATTTTCATATCTTACTTCTGAAGATGAATTTTCCCTTTTATTTTACGTAAAGAATACGGTTCTTTTTTTCGAATTACTGCTAAAATTTCAGCAACAATTGAGACTGCAATTTCTTCTGGAGTTATTGCTCCGATATGCAATCCTGCCGGACTGTAAATTTTATCTAATAATTCTTCTGATACATCTTCTTTGTAATGAAACAAGTCATTTTCTAACTGATCTCTTCTTTTTGTAGAACCCAAAACCCCAATATACATTGGATTGAAATTTATAATCTTCAATAAATACTTTAAATCTTGAACGTAATTATGCGTCATTAACACTACAACAGTATCAGAATCTATAGTTAAATCAACGATTTCCGGAGTACTTGCAGTTACTGTATTTGCTCCAGGAAAATCAGTTTTAGATTTTGGATCTTTAATTGAAGTAATCACATCAACTTCCCAACCTAACAAACTAGACACTGATGTTAATTTTACAGCATCGTGTTCTCCTCCTACAATTAATAATTTTGTTAGTGGTTTAAGTTTCTGAGAGAACTTTTGTAAATCACTTGAGAACTCCAGCTTTCCATTAAACGTATATTGTTTATCATTTTGAAAAGTAATAGTACTTCCATAATCTCCTTTAGCTTCATCTTCAGCTACAAAAGAAGAATGAATTGTAAACTCTTCTCTATCTGATAAACGTTTTTCTAAAGCATTGGTGAAATCATTTGAAACATGAAAAGGTTCAATTAAAATGTACAAGATTCCTTCACATCCCAAACGATAACGTCCATCGTAAGTAATAACTTTAGCTATTCCATCTTTGAAAACTGACTGCGCTCTTAGTTTCACCTCTTTTTCTACACAACCTCCACTAACTGCTCCGATCATTTTTCCGTCTTCACAAATCAGCATTCGAACACCTGGTTTCCTGTAAGAAGAACCTTCTAAATGAACTACAGTTGCCAATACATTTTTTAATCCTTTTTCTTGATGAAGTACAGCTTGTTTTACTATGTCTACAAATTCATATGTCATGTTGTTAAATTAGCAATAAAAAATCAAATAATCATTACAAGAACATTTTTTCGATTGTATTTAACTCCATTATAACAAAACAAAAAACCCGAGCTTTCACTCGGGCTTTCCTTGATTTTTGTTAGATATTTAAGTTAGGTTAATCGACTATTTTTGATCGATTACTCTAAATGTAGTTCTTCTGTTTGCTGCATGCTCACGTTCTGTACAAGAAACTCCATCTTTACATCTGTTTGTTAATCTAGCTTCTCCGTAACCATTCGCTGTTAACTTACTTGGATTAATTCCTTTTGAAACTAAATAATTTACTACAGCTTGTGCTCTTCTTTCTGATAAAGATTGATTACTCGTTCTAGATCCTCTAGCATCTGTATGAGATTCAATTGCTACTGCAACACCGTCTTTTAAGATTGGTAATAAACGTGCATCAATAATTCTTTTAGCTCCAGAAGTTAATGTAGCACTTCCTAAATTCCAGTTTATTGGTAACGGTGTATTAGTTACTAATTTACATTCAACTTCTTTCCAAGTAGTTAAACCTCCTTTAGAAACTAGTACCTCTTTAGTTACAGTTTTATATTTTGCACTTACAGGCTTTTCTTCAGAATACGCATCTTTTTCTAAGATCGTTTTCTTGATAGTAGCATACTTCTGATCAATTTTAACTGTTCTTGTTGATGGAGGTGTAGCCATTACAGTCTTCTTCATTGTAGTTGTTACTTCAGGAATCTCTATTTCTCTTGCTCCTTGAACAGCTGGAATAGTTTTCTTTATTGTAGTAGTTACCTCAGGAATTGCTATTTCTCTTGTAGTTGGTGGAGTTACCATTACTCGTTTCTTAACAACTTTTGTCACCGCTGGAACATCAACCTCTCTTGTTGTTGGAGGAGTTACCATAACTGTCTTTTTAACAACTTTTGTTATTGCTGGTACATCTACTTCTCTTGTTGAAGCTGGTACATCAACCACAGTTCTTTTAATAATTTTTCTTTCTTCAGGAATTTCTACTTCTCTTGTAGTTGGTGGAGTTACCATAACTCGCTTCTTAACAACTTTTGTCACCGCTGGAACATCTATTTCTCTTGTAGTTGGTGGAGTTACCATTACTCGCTTCTTAATAACCTTAGTAACTTCAGGAATATCAATTGTTCTTGTTGTTGGTGGAGTTTTCATAACTCTTTTTACATATGTAGCATTACCACAACCTCCTGGTGTATCTGCATCATTACAAGTTGATGTTTTTACAATAGAAGCATCAGCAGATAATAATGTTTTATCAACAGTTGTAAATTGAGCTGGAACTTCTTTATAACACCAGTAACGGCAATCGTTAGGATCTGACGAAGTACAATCTGGAGCTCTTTCACTCATTTGCCAATTCGCAGATTTAGCTCTTACTTCAATAACTTCACTATCTTTTGTGAATGAAGCTGGAACTACTCTTAATTTGTTCCCGTATTCTCTTTTTTTGTAAGAAACTGTTTCTGTTCCAAAAGTAGCAGGAACTATCTCTAAACGTTTACTAGCTTCTTTTACTGTAACTACAACATCTTTAAGCTCATATTTTGCAGGAACTATTTCTACTCTTTTTGAAGCTTCTTTTACTGTAACAACAACATCTTGCATTTCATATTTTGCAGGAACTGAAACAAGTCTTTTACTTGCTTCTTTTACTACAACTTCTTCTGATATTGTTTTCATTTTAGCTGGAATTACTACTAAACGCTTACTAGCTTCTTTAATCGTAATAACCTCGTCACGAGTTTCGAATTTAGCAGGAACATTTACTAATCTTTTATATCCCTCTTTAATAGTTACCACAACGTCTCGCATCTCGTACTTAGCTGGCACAAGCTCCAAACGCTTACTAGCCTCTTTAGTAACAACAGAAACGTTTTCAACAGAAGGGCTTCCTATTGTTTTTTCTAAACGCTTACTAGCTTCTTTAGTAACTACTGTGAAGTTTTGAGTTTCGTACTTAGCTGGAACTACTACTAACTTTTCCCCTCCTTCATCTACTAAAACCCTTTCTGTAACAGTTTTATATTTTGCAGGATAAGTAACTATTCTTTTGTAAGCAGGCGCTACTTCTATAGTTACATCTTCGTTTTTCCAAACTTCAGGAGTTTTACATCTAACGTAACACTTCCCTGGTTCTGCATTAGTTGGTAGATCCTGAGCAGATACCGTAAATCCGATTGCTATTAAAGCACCAGATACCATAAGTCTTTTCATAATGGATAAAATTTGTTTTTTGATTACTTAGCTTTCTTGTGACCCTTTTTCGGGGGAAAAGTCACATGCCTAACAAATATAAACAAATTTCACTAATGTTAAAGACTTGTTAAATAATTTTATAATTTATTAAAATACAAACTCTTAACTATACCGTCTGAAAGCCCTATTTTTGGTACAAAAATTCTTCTCGCACCACTCCATTTCATTGCAGAAAGATAAATTTTTGTAGCTGGAACAATTACATCTGCACGATCTGGATTTAAACTTAACTCAGAAACTCGTTCTTCATAAGTCATCTTTTTTAGATATTCAAATTGAGCATTTAGGTAAATATAAGATATAGGTCGACCAGCATCTAAACCAGACATTTTAAAAATCTTGTTGATATTTCCTCCAGAACCTATCAAAGAAATTCTTTTATATTCTTTTGTGTGTTTGGTTATCCACTCTTCTACCTTGGCAAAGATCTTTTTATTCTTTTCTTTTGAATTGTTAATCAAACGAACAGTACCTATCTTAAAAGATTTAGAATTGATAATTTTTCCTTCAGAAAAAATGGTAAGTTCAGTACTACCCCCACCAACATCTACATACAAATATGTTTCATCTGAATTAATAAGATGCTTTAAATCTGTTGAGGAAATAATTGCAGCTTCTTTTGCGCCATTTATTACATCTATTTCAATACCTGTTTTTCTAAAAACTTTCTCAACTATCTCTTGATTATTAGATGCTTCACGCATTGCTGAAGTCGCACATGCTTTATACTTTTCTACTCCATGAACTTTCATTAACAATTTGAAAGCTTTCATGGCATCTAACATTCGATCAATATTATTATCAGAGATACTACCTTCAACAAAAGCATCGGCTCCTAAACGGATAGGAACTCTTACTAACGATGATTTTTTAAATTTAGGTTCTTTCTTTTTATCTTCTATTACATTAGCTACCAATAATCGTACAGCATTCGAACCTATATCAATGGCGGCGTATTTCCTTATCTTCAAAAGTGATTCGTTTTATTTATGATATTTAGGAAACTCAACAAGAACTGTGGCTCCTTTTTTAATGTCTTTCCAATGTTTTTCTTTAAATTGAATACCCACAACAC
This genomic stretch from Tenacibaculum jejuense harbors:
- the moaA gene encoding GTP 3',8-cyclase MoaA; this encodes MSKRQNILTDTFGRHHNYLRISLTEKCNLRCTYCMPESGVVLSPRNQIMTAAEVIDIAALFVQHGVTKIRLTGGEPLLRKDFEEIISGLSKLPIELSMTTNAILVDRNIEVLKKSSLKTINVSLDTLHPEKFNTITKRDQFKKAFENTQLLLDEGFNVKLNVVLLKGFNDNEIIDFVEFTKDRAISVRFIEFMPFDGNRWDKSKLVSYNELLNQVEAKYSKDVVVPLPHEDNFTARNFKIDAYQGSFGIISSVTNPFCDVCNRIRLTANGKLKNCLFSTSETDLLSTYRAGISIEPIIQSAIRKKKAVRSGMTDSKDFENLTNHNNRSMITIGG
- the moaCB gene encoding bifunctional molybdenum cofactor biosynthesis protein MoaC/MoaB; translation: MVDITHKSNTLRIATAQAIVKVSSQATINAIQNDTVPKGNVFAMSKAAGLLGVKKTPELLPDCHPMPIEFTGVTYEIEGLNVVVKVTVKTIYKTGVEVEAMHGASVVALNMYDMLKPIDKGVEIHAIKLLQKKGGKTSYPVKDVSEVKAAVIVCSDTIFEGKGEDKSGKLIKEKLEGYQVTTKEVEVVPDDFDTIQQRVLALKEEFSLIVLTGGTGLSARDTTPEAILPLLDKRIVGAEETIRRYGQERMPYAMLSRSVVGTIDNNCLVLALPGSSKGVVESLDAVFPHLFHSYKVLTGERH
- a CDS encoding molybdenum cofactor biosynthesis protein MoaE; the protein is MKKKLVFIEGQITPDFIANAIAKHQVKTQIGAHNIFLGQIRKDEVEDKVVSAIEFSCYQEMAEQKLHEIREEAFEKFDLTCMHTYHSLGKVNVGEVCFFVFVSAPHRPHVYEATEYIVNRIKSEVPIFGKELFEDESYQWKTNV
- a CDS encoding MoaD/ThiS family protein translates to MKVIYFGKIADVAKKSSEEINLEENSIPGLVAFLQEKYHLDLDDMQIAVNHNLVSKSEEILLKEADEVAILSAFAGG
- a CDS encoding sulfite exporter TauE/SafE family protein, which codes for MGVLQLEVLVPFLLILVVVAFLYASVGHGGASGYLALMALFTFPVLFMKPIALVLNIFVSGVSFWFFRKHQHFKWKLFYPFAISSIPAAFIGGYISVNAGFYKKILGFFLIFAILKMLNVFGDEKEELKENNLVISLLIGACIGLFSGMIGIGGGIILSPVIVLLAWGNMKQAAAVSALFIFVNSISGLIGFTINEGIVPLEVLYFIPVALIGGSLGAIYGSKKYSMNMLKYVLAGVLTIAAVKLFLV
- a CDS encoding molybdopterin molybdotransferase MoeA, giving the protein MISVSEAIQHIENYCQPNKIIEKPIQEVLGLVLAEAIVSPINMPPFKQSSMDGYAFIHNEISSFTVVGEVQAGDSKNVVLQEGEAVRIFTGARVPDQADTVVMQEHTSVEGDQLTINELPKKSSNVRPLGEQIKTGAIALEEGTVLNEAAIGFIAGLGLSTVKVYQKPKVSILITGNELKAVGEVLEEGQVYDSNSITLQLALHRLGIDEVEIVKVEDTFEATKTAIKNQLDFADVILVSGGISVGDYDFVKRGLEENNVSEVFYKVNQKPGKPLWFGEKEEKLVFALPGNPASSLSCFYSYVLPVIKAQLGYKDYHLPRSTAKATNDIKNAFGKTLFLKGIIENGQATQLTGQASSMLKSFAVANGLLIVPEDVQEIKKGEEITYIKLS
- a CDS encoding nucleotidyltransferase family protein, with translation MKIAMLVLAAGKASRMGRVKQLLPYKNSSILGTVLESSIKVFNSEDIYVVLGANAQKIKENLQNYTVNYIINEGFASGLSSSICSGVTKLSNYDAILITLGDQPKIDVTYINEMVTLYKKNKECIVASRYDGFNGVPAIFPKTFYPKLLNLTGDKGAKQLLNSELNFIKTVASSGKLLDIDTPEDYQKLINP
- a CDS encoding XdhC family protein, yielding MTYEFVDIVKQAVLHQEKGLKNVLATVVHLEGSSYRKPGVRMLICEDGKMIGAVSGGCVEKEVKLRAQSVFKDGIAKVITYDGRYRLGCEGILYILIEPFHVSNDFTNALEKRLSDREEFTIHSSFVAEDEAKGDYGSTITFQNDKQYTFNGKLEFSSDLQKFSQKLKPLTKLLIVGGEHDAVKLTSVSSLLGWEVDVITSIKDPKSKTDFPGANTVTASTPEIVDLTIDSDTVVVLMTHNYVQDLKYLLKIINFNPMYIGVLGSTKRRDQLENDLFHYKEDVSEELLDKIYSPAGLHIGAITPEEIAVSIVAEILAVIRKKEPYSLRKIKGKIHLQK
- a CDS encoding OmpA family protein translates to MKRLMVSGALIAIGFTVSAQDLPTNAEPGKCYVRCKTPEVWKNEDVTIEVAPAYKRIVTYPAKYKTVTERVLVDEGGEKLVVVPAKYETQNFTVVTKEASKRLEKTIGSPSVENVSVVTKEASKRLELVPAKYEMRDVVVTIKEGYKRLVNVPAKFETRDEVITIKEASKRLVVIPAKMKTISEEVVVKEASKRLVSVPAKYEMQDVVVTVKEASKRVEIVPAKYELKDVVVTVKEASKRLEIVPATFGTETVSYKKREYGNKLRVVPASFTKDSEVIEVRAKSANWQMSERAPDCTSSDPNDCRYWCYKEVPAQFTTVDKTLLSADASIVKTSTCNDADTPGGCGNATYVKRVMKTPPTTRTIDIPEVTKVIKKRVMVTPPTTREIDVPAVTKVVKKRVMVTPPTTREVEIPEERKIIKRTVVDVPASTREVDVPAITKVVKKTVMVTPPTTREVDVPAVTKVVKKRVMVTPPTTREIAIPEVTTTIKKTIPAVQGAREIEIPEVTTTMKKTVMATPPSTRTVKIDQKYATIKKTILEKDAYSEEKPVSAKYKTVTKEVLVSKGGLTTWKEVECKLVTNTPLPINWNLGSATLTSGAKRIIDARLLPILKDGVAVAIESHTDARGSRTSNQSLSERRAQAVVNYLVSKGINPSKLTANGYGEARLTNRCKDGVSCTEREHAANRRTTFRVIDQK
- a CDS encoding Ppx/GppA phosphatase family protein — protein: MKIRKYAAIDIGSNAVRLLVANVIEDKKKEPKFKKSSLVRVPIRLGADAFVEGSISDNNIDRMLDAMKAFKLLMKVHGVEKYKACATSAMREASNNQEIVEKVFRKTGIEIDVINGAKEAAIISSTDLKHLINSDETYLYVDVGGGSTELTIFSEGKIINSKSFKIGTVRLINNSKEKNKKIFAKVEEWITKHTKEYKRISLIGSGGNINKIFKMSGLDAGRPISYIYLNAQFEYLKKMTYEERVSELSLNPDRADVIVPATKIYLSAMKWSGARRIFVPKIGLSDGIVKSLYFNKL